A window of Sphingobacterium sp. SRCM116780 contains these coding sequences:
- a CDS encoding family 10 glycosylhydrolase codes for MNYCQILRVYVLVLLGLVLFTNAEAKSAKIDEPPMFWTWLGYSPTMNFDSVCNEIHALGIDGIMLNAPTPDDYRVAIPIAQKYGIKIVAWLWTMNLEHDREKILKEHPEWFSVNRNGKSLADTTAYVGYYKFLSPVLPEVRDYIKKRVESYCAIEGLSGISIDYHRYVDVVLPTTLWPKYNIVQDREYPAWDFGYHPVAIQKFKAQYGYDPREQKDPSKDLKWRQFRCDQITEVANMIADVVHASGKTMAASPFPTPKMASRMVRQDWGKWKLDIVFPMVYSNYYTEDVSFITDCTIENSQDKNQMTNLYCGLMASNSDAMFTDMDAALNHGAQGISIFTVNGIRDPEIKRKFKNYTDQAKAKKAANHGVMPIVGQNTVEKDPFKKEGIMQLIHTKIQKLVANSDEETNLPTIALSKFKKVDAYDVTQRYLVEDKLSKKKFHVTFYFYGGILSGWNVDATS; via the coding sequence ATGAATTATTGTCAAATCCTACGTGTATACGTACTTGTTTTATTAGGCCTGGTTCTATTTACAAATGCAGAGGCTAAATCAGCAAAAATAGATGAACCACCCATGTTTTGGACCTGGTTAGGATATAGTCCAACCATGAACTTTGATTCCGTCTGTAATGAAATTCACGCTTTAGGCATTGATGGTATTATGCTCAATGCCCCTACTCCCGATGATTATCGCGTTGCCATTCCCATAGCGCAAAAATATGGAATTAAAATAGTGGCTTGGCTCTGGACGATGAATCTGGAACATGATCGAGAAAAAATATTGAAAGAGCATCCAGAATGGTTTAGTGTCAATAGAAATGGAAAAAGTCTAGCCGATACAACCGCTTATGTTGGGTATTACAAATTTTTATCCCCTGTATTGCCTGAGGTTAGAGACTATATAAAAAAGAGAGTTGAGTCTTATTGTGCCATAGAAGGGTTAAGTGGTATATCGATCGATTATCATCGGTATGTAGATGTTGTTTTACCAACAACACTATGGCCTAAATATAACATTGTACAGGATCGCGAATATCCAGCTTGGGATTTTGGATATCACCCGGTAGCCATTCAAAAGTTTAAAGCACAATATGGTTATGACCCTCGTGAGCAGAAAGATCCTTCTAAAGATCTCAAATGGAGACAGTTTCGATGTGATCAAATCACTGAAGTCGCCAATATGATTGCTGATGTCGTACATGCGAGTGGAAAAACAATGGCGGCATCTCCGTTTCCTACACCTAAAATGGCTTCACGAATGGTAAGACAAGATTGGGGAAAATGGAAGCTCGATATTGTTTTCCCAATGGTCTATAGTAATTACTATACAGAAGATGTAAGTTTTATTACAGACTGTACGATCGAAAATAGCCAAGATAAAAACCAAATGACAAATTTATACTGTGGACTTATGGCAAGTAATAGTGACGCCATGTTTACGGATATGGACGCTGCATTAAACCATGGTGCACAAGGTATTTCTATCTTTACGGTAAACGGTATACGTGACCCGGAAATCAAAAGAAAATTCAAAAATTATACGGATCAGGCGAAGGCGAAAAAAGCAGCTAACCATGGAGTAATGCCCATCGTTGGTCAAAATACTGTTGAAAAAGATCCATTTAAAAAAGAAGGAATCATGCAGCTGATTCATACTAAAATTCAAAAACTAGTTGCAAATTCTGACGAAGAAACCAACCTTCCTACCATAGCACTATCTAAGTTTAAGAAAGTTGATGCTTATGATGTAACACAGCGATACTTGGTAGAGGACAAATTAAGCAAAAAGAAATTTCATGTTACTTTTTACTTTTATGGTGGCATACTTTCCGGCTGGAATGTGGATGCTACATCCTAA
- a CDS encoding NYN domain-containing protein produces the protein MSEEKELKIAILIDADNISYKKIEEILNEVKRYGVPTIKRIYGDWTSPYVENWKDSLLTHAITPIQQYSYTQGKNSTDSALIIDAMDILHSDRVDGFCIVSSDSDFTRLATRLRESGKLVIGVGERKTPKPFISSCDKFIYVEILEKEVKKKAIKKKNNTVPNTTPIPVEQNKISSLDEETLELLKDTVDDTADENGWAFLGEIGSLFNKRKPDFDARNYGYAKISHLFKAYKEDFEIEERNTEKSRIKNYYIRNIINKSVNQIATKAAFEPVDITVSPQKSKKFTDKSHNQATTKPTVESLETIVISSKDNQVTNTPTHQATAKPTSESLETAIIPSKGNHITSEDVSKHQIRITKDLKSLFPNKTKKIRVLIKNEHECAFSYRRDRSHVLSLGQAAAEELGLEVGATFKLIKLGELSYQLEKNS, from the coding sequence ATGTCAGAAGAAAAAGAACTTAAAATAGCCATCTTGATTGATGCCGATAATATCTCGTATAAAAAAATAGAAGAGATATTAAACGAGGTTAAAAGATATGGGGTGCCCACGATCAAGCGGATTTATGGTGATTGGACAAGCCCTTATGTAGAAAACTGGAAAGACAGCCTCTTGACACATGCGATCACACCCATTCAACAATATAGTTACACCCAAGGTAAAAATTCCACGGATTCTGCTTTAATTATCGACGCTATGGACATCCTGCACTCGGATCGCGTAGATGGCTTCTGTATCGTTTCCAGTGATAGTGACTTTACACGTTTAGCAACAAGATTAAGAGAATCGGGCAAATTGGTTATTGGTGTTGGGGAACGGAAAACTCCAAAACCCTTTATTTCTTCTTGTGATAAATTTATCTATGTAGAGATTTTAGAGAAAGAAGTTAAAAAGAAAGCTATCAAAAAGAAAAATAATACGGTACCCAACACCACTCCTATTCCAGTTGAACAAAACAAGATTTCCTCCTTGGATGAAGAAACACTTGAATTATTGAAGGATACAGTAGATGATACTGCTGATGAAAACGGATGGGCTTTTTTAGGAGAAATAGGAAGTCTATTCAATAAAAGAAAACCAGATTTTGATGCTAGAAATTATGGTTACGCAAAAATATCGCATCTTTTTAAAGCTTATAAAGAGGATTTCGAAATAGAAGAAAGAAATACGGAAAAATCAAGAATAAAAAACTACTACATCAGAAATATCATCAACAAATCCGTCAATCAAATAGCAACAAAAGCGGCTTTTGAACCCGTAGACATAACTGTCAGTCCACAAAAAAGCAAGAAGTTCACCGATAAATCGCACAATCAAGCGACAACAAAACCTACCGTGGAATCCTTGGAAACTATTGTTATTTCATCAAAGGATAATCAGGTTACTAATACACCAACCCATCAAGCGACAGCAAAACCGACTTCGGAATCTTTAGAAACCGCTATTATCCCCTCTAAAGGCAACCATATCACGAGCGAAGATGTTAGTAAACATCAAATTAGAATTACGAAAGATTTAAAATCGTTATTTCCAAACAAAACAAAAAAGATTAGAGTACTGATAAAAAATGAGCATGAATGTGCCTTTTCTTATCGACGAGATCGATCGCATGTCCTGAGTTTGGGGCAAGCTGCTGCGGAAGAGTTAGGGCTAGAAGTCGGTGCCACATTTAAACTAATCAAGTTAGGGGAACTTTCTTACCAGCTAGAGAAAAATAGTTAA
- a CDS encoding Glu/Leu/Phe/Val dehydrogenase dimerization domain-containing protein, with the protein MKDLLQAFERKRPEIVFEWKDNETEAEGWVVINSLRGGAAGGGTRIRLGLDKNEVESLAKTMEVKFTVSGPAIGGAKSGINFDPSDPRKQGVLDRWFKVVTPLLKNYYGTGGDLNVDEIHDVIPLTEQYGLWHPQEGVLNGHFNVRENERIHQIGQLRYGVSKVLEDPAYSPDMKRKYKIADMITGFGVSEAVKHFYSLYGSDCAGKRAIIQGWGNVAAAAAFYLSKMGVKIVGIIDRVGGLINAAGFTEEEITSLFLNRKGNALTSPDLMPFEEVNKQIWGIAAEVFIPAAASRLVSKEQVSEMVANGLEVIASGANVPFSDREIFYGPVMEYADTQVSVIPDFIANCGMARVFAYLMQPNVEISDDAIFSDVSRIIEQAIKNIRTVSESKTHISSTAYEIALKQLV; encoded by the coding sequence ATGAAAGATTTATTGCAAGCTTTTGAACGTAAAAGGCCAGAGATTGTATTTGAATGGAAAGACAACGAAACAGAAGCTGAAGGTTGGGTCGTTATTAATTCTCTGCGGGGAGGGGCAGCAGGAGGAGGTACTCGTATACGTTTGGGTTTGGATAAAAATGAGGTGGAATCTTTAGCAAAGACGATGGAAGTTAAATTTACCGTCTCTGGCCCTGCCATTGGAGGAGCAAAATCGGGTATTAACTTCGATCCATCTGACCCACGTAAACAAGGGGTTTTGGATCGATGGTTTAAAGTCGTCACTCCTTTATTGAAAAACTATTATGGAACTGGTGGAGATCTCAATGTAGACGAAATTCACGATGTCATCCCGCTGACCGAGCAATATGGTCTTTGGCATCCACAAGAAGGTGTCTTGAATGGACATTTTAATGTCCGCGAAAATGAAAGAATCCATCAAATCGGACAGCTGCGGTATGGTGTTTCTAAAGTATTGGAAGATCCGGCTTATAGTCCGGATATGAAACGCAAATATAAAATTGCGGACATGATTACGGGCTTTGGTGTTTCAGAAGCTGTTAAACATTTTTATAGCCTATATGGTTCAGATTGTGCAGGTAAAAGAGCCATTATTCAAGGATGGGGGAATGTCGCTGCAGCTGCGGCTTTTTATCTCAGTAAAATGGGAGTGAAGATCGTGGGTATCATAGACCGTGTTGGCGGATTGATCAATGCTGCTGGCTTTACGGAAGAAGAAATCACGTCACTTTTTTTGAACAGAAAAGGAAACGCACTGACGAGCCCAGATTTAATGCCTTTTGAAGAAGTGAATAAACAGATTTGGGGTATTGCTGCTGAAGTTTTTATCCCTGCAGCAGCTTCTCGATTGGTTTCAAAAGAACAAGTGAGTGAAATGGTGGCAAACGGACTGGAAGTCATTGCTTCAGGAGCCAATGTTCCATTTTCAGACCGTGAAATATTTTATGGACCTGTGATGGAATATGCCGATACGCAAGTATCTGTTATTCCGGATTTTATTGCCAACTGTGGTATGGCGCGTGTATTTGCCTATTTGATGCAACCAAATGTAGAAATTAGTGACGATGCTATTTTCTCAGATGTTTCACGCATTATTGAACAAGCAATCAAAAATATCAGAACCGTTTCGGAATCTAAAACACATATTTCATCAACAGCTTATGAAATTGCCTTGAAACAATTGGTGTAA
- the hppD gene encoding 4-hydroxyphenylpyruvate dioxygenase, whose translation MKQQTFAEKIALAQDFLPINGTDYIEFYVGNAKQAAHFYKTAFGFQSEAYAGPETGVRDRASYVLRQGKIRLVLTTALRSDHPIAEHVKKHGDGVKILALWVDDATKSFEETTKRGAKVYQEPQVLKDEYGEVCTSGIYTYGETVHLFVERKNYTGSFLPGYEAWESDYQPEEVGLLYIDHCVGNVGWNKMNETVEWYQQVMGFVNVLSFDDKQINTEYSALMSKVMSNGNGYVKFPINEPAEGQKKSQIEEYLEFYEGEGVQHAALATKDIVKTVKALKARGVEFLGAPPEAYYDMLPERVGEIDEEIKIIQDLGILVDRDDEGYLLQIFTKPVEDRPTLFFEIIQRKGAQSFGAGNFKALFEAIEREQAKRGNL comes from the coding sequence ATGAAACAACAAACTTTTGCTGAAAAAATAGCCTTAGCACAAGATTTCCTTCCCATTAATGGAACAGACTACATCGAATTCTACGTGGGGAATGCTAAGCAAGCTGCACATTTTTATAAAACAGCTTTTGGATTTCAATCCGAAGCTTATGCAGGGCCTGAAACAGGTGTACGCGATCGTGCTTCTTATGTCTTGAGACAAGGGAAGATCCGATTGGTATTAACCACTGCACTTCGGTCGGATCACCCCATAGCCGAACATGTCAAAAAACATGGTGATGGGGTCAAAATTCTTGCCCTATGGGTAGATGATGCAACAAAATCTTTTGAGGAGACAACAAAACGAGGAGCCAAAGTTTATCAAGAACCTCAAGTGTTGAAGGATGAATATGGGGAAGTGTGTACTTCCGGTATTTATACTTATGGAGAAACAGTCCATCTTTTTGTGGAACGTAAAAATTATACAGGTTCTTTTTTACCGGGTTATGAAGCTTGGGAAAGTGACTATCAGCCCGAAGAAGTGGGATTGCTGTACATTGATCATTGCGTAGGAAATGTGGGCTGGAACAAGATGAATGAGACGGTGGAATGGTATCAACAAGTGATGGGTTTTGTGAATGTCCTGTCCTTTGATGATAAACAAATTAATACCGAATATTCTGCACTCATGAGCAAGGTGATGAGTAATGGAAATGGCTATGTCAAATTTCCGATTAACGAACCTGCAGAAGGACAGAAGAAATCCCAAATCGAAGAATATTTGGAATTCTATGAAGGAGAAGGTGTACAACATGCAGCCTTGGCAACAAAAGATATCGTTAAAACGGTAAAAGCGTTGAAAGCTCGAGGAGTAGAGTTTTTAGGTGCACCTCCTGAAGCATACTACGATATGTTACCTGAACGTGTAGGTGAGATTGATGAAGAAATCAAAATCATCCAAGATCTGGGAATTCTTGTTGATCGTGATGATGAAGGATATCTATTGCAAATTTTTACAAAGCCAGTGGAAGATCGACCGACTTTGTTTTTTGAAATCATTCAACGTAAGGGCGCTCAGAGTTTTGGGGCTGGGAATTTTAAAGCTCTGTTTGAAGCCATAGAAAGAGAACAAGCGAAACGAGGAAATCTATAA
- a CDS encoding homogentisate 1,2-dioxygenase encodes MPVYHQLGEVPPKRHTVFRKPDGALYSEELVSTHGFSSTYSLVYHCHPPTLVKQIQEPYDVSPKIVRDKHLKHTSLKGFAVSPKDDYLESRTPVLVNQDLHISLAAPRKSMTDYFYKNSQADEIIFIHEGTGVLKTGYGQIPFGYGDYIVIPRGVIYQIHFNSPDNRLFIIESFSPIRTPKRYRNEFGQLMEHAPFYERDMRKPVQLETNDQFGDFEIRIKKQGLIYPYIYGSHPFDFVGWDGYHYPWAFSIHDFMPITGKLHQPPPVHQTFETDSFVVCSFCPRLYDYHPQSIPAPYSHSNVDSDEVLYYVDGDFMSRKSVERGQITLHPGGIPHGPHPGTVEKSIGQKLTEELAVMIDPFRPLMLTEEALKIEDPDYFKSWMSE; translated from the coding sequence ATGCCAGTTTATCATCAATTGGGGGAAGTTCCTCCTAAAAGACACACCGTATTTAGAAAACCGGATGGTGCACTATATTCCGAAGAATTAGTCTCTACTCACGGTTTTTCGAGCACCTATTCATTGGTTTACCATTGCCATCCACCGACATTAGTGAAGCAAATTCAGGAACCTTATGATGTATCCCCAAAGATTGTCCGAGACAAACATTTGAAACACACCAGCCTAAAGGGCTTTGCTGTTTCACCAAAGGACGATTACTTAGAAAGTCGCACTCCTGTTCTGGTCAATCAAGATCTTCACATCTCGTTGGCTGCCCCACGAAAGTCAATGACGGACTATTTTTATAAGAATAGTCAAGCGGATGAGATTATATTTATCCATGAAGGTACAGGCGTACTCAAGACAGGATACGGCCAAATTCCTTTTGGTTATGGTGATTATATCGTCATTCCAAGAGGTGTCATCTATCAGATCCATTTTAATAGTCCAGACAACCGGCTATTTATTATTGAATCATTTTCACCTATTCGCACACCTAAACGTTATCGCAATGAATTTGGACAATTGATGGAGCATGCGCCATTCTATGAGCGAGATATGAGAAAACCTGTGCAGTTAGAAACGAACGACCAATTCGGTGATTTTGAGATCAGAATAAAGAAGCAAGGGTTGATTTATCCGTATATATATGGCAGTCACCCATTTGATTTTGTAGGATGGGACGGCTATCATTATCCTTGGGCTTTTTCTATCCATGACTTTATGCCCATTACGGGCAAATTGCATCAACCTCCTCCCGTACATCAAACTTTTGAAACCGACAGTTTTGTGGTCTGTAGCTTCTGTCCAAGACTCTACGACTACCATCCGCAATCTATTCCTGCACCCTATAGCCATAGCAATGTCGATTCCGATGAGGTCTTGTATTACGTAGATGGCGATTTCATGAGCCGCAAAAGTGTGGAACGGGGACAGATCACCCTACATCCGGGAGGGATACCACATGGACCACATCCAGGTACAGTAGAAAAAAGTATCGGACAAAAACTGACAGAAGAACTTGCGGTGATGATCGATCCTTTTAGACCGCTGATGTTAACCGAAGAAGCCTTGAAGATTGAAGATCCAGATTATTTTAAATCCTGGATGAGTGAGTAA